The following coding sequences are from one Streptomyces sp. NBC_01485 window:
- a CDS encoding acyltransferase domain-containing protein yields MTSRLPWPEPDHDTGVDTNADADAADTSIVIVGLAAPEGAPEAVRWPDGSGQVGVRVRPVPDGVAAFFGDSVRGASRERLGALHLVWAALEDAGIVPGSLRDADVGVFLVQAEKEAEAETEAGDGDVGGSDGLAAAVGGDLGWPRGPRVTLGAGLPARAAVESAAERLRRGECDVAVAGSVTGAVAVLRRGSTAVRAGERVLAAAEAFGSAAPPAPAAAPDGGPALLAGRLVPLVLSGRSDAAVAALARGLLARFEADAELSPADVGWSLATTRTTGLGRRAVLFATDREEAVRGLRAVAEGGFAPLLFRTAPGASVEGGGRAVHVFPGLGSPWPGMALDLLAASDVFRSRMEDCARAIDPLVPWSLHDVLRGAPGTPALTDVDVVVPVLLAVGVSLSALWSACGVEPAVALGASLGEIAAAQVVGALTLDEAARVAVLWSRMQAEAVGTGALAAAALSPGELRPLLDAGHLRGRVHFAGTNGPRSVLFGGERAAVAEVVEMLTAEGVQVKGLNLALAAHTPGVTVDTTAFLAGTAAIAPAPAAVPFYSSVTGGEFETTGLDGAYWLRNLTSEVRFETAVRALWAAGHRTFLEVSPHPVLLGGVAETLADIAAGAGAGDGAAASSGLVGTLRRGQDGVTEWLTAMAQLYVRGVAVDWGAVFRGRGARRIALPTYPFGAEGTDRQPGAVPTAATGGAPGTGAGTGTGGLSLAGLTAGERAFAVEEFVRVHVARVLRHDDPDAVALDRGFLQSGFDSIQAVELRNQLNEATGLRLPTTLVFDHPTPASVADLIGELLTVRPEHGPQHGPGRGADQGREPAFLARLDSLEAELLASGLLRDDDGDGPEHAAGRERVTARLRDLLERLERLERSAPDDEDEFEGASLEELLDIVDSELHK; encoded by the coding sequence GTGACCAGCAGACTTCCTTGGCCCGAGCCCGACCATGACACCGGCGTCGACACGAACGCCGACGCCGACGCCGCGGACACCTCGATCGTGATCGTCGGCCTGGCGGCCCCGGAGGGGGCTCCCGAGGCTGTGCGCTGGCCGGACGGGTCCGGCCAGGTCGGCGTGCGGGTGCGCCCGGTGCCCGACGGGGTCGCGGCGTTCTTCGGGGACTCCGTGCGCGGGGCGTCCCGCGAGCGGCTCGGCGCGCTGCACCTGGTGTGGGCCGCGTTGGAGGACGCCGGGATCGTTCCCGGTTCGCTGCGCGACGCCGATGTGGGTGTGTTTCTCGTGCAGGCGGAGAAAGAGGCGGAAGCAGAGACAGAGGCCGGGGACGGGGACGTCGGCGGCTCGGACGGGTTGGCGGCGGCCGTCGGGGGCGATCTCGGCTGGCCGCGGGGACCCCGGGTGACGCTCGGCGCGGGACTTCCGGCGCGGGCGGCGGTCGAGTCGGCCGCCGAGCGGCTGCGCCGCGGGGAGTGCGACGTGGCTGTGGCGGGTTCCGTCACGGGCGCGGTCGCGGTCCTGCGGCGGGGCTCCACCGCCGTACGGGCCGGTGAGCGGGTGCTCGCGGCGGCGGAGGCGTTCGGCTCCGCCGCTCCGCCCGCCCCTGCTGCCGCCCCCGACGGCGGGCCCGCGCTGTTGGCCGGGCGGCTGGTGCCGCTCGTGCTGTCCGGGCGGAGCGACGCCGCCGTGGCGGCGCTGGCCCGGGGTCTGCTGGCGCGTTTCGAGGCCGACGCCGAGCTGTCGCCGGCCGACGTGGGGTGGTCGCTGGCGACGACCCGTACGACCGGCCTCGGACGGCGGGCCGTGCTGTTCGCCACCGACCGGGAGGAGGCGGTGCGCGGGCTGCGGGCAGTCGCCGAGGGCGGGTTCGCCCCGCTGCTGTTCCGTACGGCACCCGGTGCGAGCGTCGAGGGCGGTGGACGCGCGGTCCATGTCTTCCCCGGGCTGGGCTCCCCGTGGCCGGGCATGGCGCTCGACCTGCTGGCCGCCTCCGACGTTTTCCGTTCCCGGATGGAGGACTGCGCGCGGGCCATCGACCCCCTCGTTCCGTGGTCGCTGCACGATGTACTGCGCGGTGCCCCGGGCACGCCGGCCCTGACGGACGTGGACGTCGTCGTGCCGGTCCTGCTCGCGGTGGGGGTGTCGCTGTCCGCGCTGTGGAGCGCCTGCGGTGTGGAGCCCGCGGTCGCCCTCGGGGCCAGCCTCGGTGAGATCGCCGCCGCGCAGGTCGTGGGTGCGCTGACGCTGGACGAGGCCGCACGGGTGGCCGTCCTGTGGAGCCGGATGCAGGCGGAGGCGGTCGGAACGGGCGCACTGGCCGCAGCGGCCCTGTCGCCCGGCGAACTCCGTCCGCTGCTCGACGCCGGGCACCTGCGCGGCCGGGTCCACTTCGCCGGTACGAACGGTCCGCGCTCCGTGCTGTTCGGCGGGGAGCGCGCGGCCGTGGCCGAAGTCGTCGAGATGCTCACGGCCGAGGGCGTACAGGTCAAGGGGCTGAACCTCGCTCTCGCCGCGCACACGCCGGGCGTGACCGTCGACACCACCGCGTTCCTCGCCGGTACGGCGGCGATCGCGCCGGCCCCCGCCGCCGTGCCCTTCTATTCCTCCGTCACCGGCGGCGAGTTCGAGACGACCGGGCTGGACGGCGCGTACTGGCTCCGCAACCTCACCTCCGAGGTGCGGTTCGAGACGGCCGTACGTGCCCTGTGGGCGGCAGGTCACCGCACGTTTCTCGAGGTCAGCCCGCATCCCGTGCTGCTCGGTGGGGTGGCGGAGACGCTGGCGGACATCGCTGCGGGCGCGGGAGCGGGCGACGGGGCGGCGGCGTCGTCCGGCCTCGTCGGCACCCTGCGCCGGGGGCAGGACGGGGTCACGGAGTGGCTGACGGCGATGGCGCAGCTCTACGTGCGCGGGGTCGCCGTCGACTGGGGCGCCGTCTTCCGGGGCCGTGGCGCCCGGCGGATCGCCCTGCCGACGTATCCGTTCGGCGCCGAGGGGACGGACCGGCAGCCCGGGGCCGTCCCGACGGCCGCGACCGGTGGTGCACCGGGCACGGGTGCCGGCACCGGCACCGGGGGGCTGTCCCTCGCCGGTCTCACGGCGGGTGAACGGGCCTTTGCGGTCGAGGAGTTCGTGCGGGTCCACGTGGCGAGGGTGCTGAGGCACGACGACCCGGACGCGGTCGCCCTGGATCGTGGGTTCCTGCAGTCCGGCTTCGACTCGATACAGGCCGTGGAGCTGCGCAACCAGCTCAACGAGGCCACCGGGCTGCGGCTGCCCACGACGCTGGTCTTCGATCACCCGACTCCCGCGTCCGTCGCGGACCTCATCGGCGAGCTGCTGACCGTCCGGCCGGAGCACGGTCCGCAGCACGGTCCGGGGCGGGGCGCGGACCAGGGCCGGGAACCGGCCTTCCTCGCCCGACTCGACTCCCTGGAAGCCGAGTTGCTCGCCTCCGGCCTGCTGCGCGACGACGACGGCGACGGCCCCGAGCACGCTGCCGGGCGGGAGCGCGTGACGGCACGGCTGCGCGACCTGCTGGAGCGGCTGGAGCGGCTGGAGCGGTCGGCCCCGGACGACGAGGACGAGTTCGAGGGCGCGTCTTTGGAGGAGTTGCTCGACATCGTCGACAGCGAACTGCACAAGTAG
- a CDS encoding NACHT domain-containing protein, which translates to MQHVVGLCRLSGSGSTTGTKTHGSVLPPRDEFFVDIHVTKAGRTGQQPITHCLGASKPAVLTLVGGPGAGKTTLLKQLALKAAEGELKSPRSIPVLLQLRDHAHDIADTPWITLADVIHASVRESQGGSRVGWFQRRLDDGRCLVLLDGLDEVAFAEQHAVSLWIAEQVARHPANDFLITSRALPAPEWPSETAQRLTLQRFTDKQVAEYLEHWLRDNSGLVSRRAKENARLDTRKMLDALRARPDLFELARNPVMLRLLTTRYRFTGQLPSSRTAVYGEFVEFLLSRRQFRVAGSPEISPVRAQRVVRVLALALTEDGSEQASEAKCARMIERALLRSGSMDPERFLRLMVEDGILVRPGNGMYAFAHRAFQDYLAAVQIGAQGSVRLLVEHMEDPRWRDIILTWASSADASPFIEACLTRGTDEALDLALACAEVTPQIEPELRSLLPRLRRPQRTVGATTGTLTAFVEKEHSAPAAELLRRARDQHRPVGREDIAGLLTRAESRPAHEWSEADASAFLSAAVLATEAARHGEASGYRFKGLIALGYAMRGQSLASSRDLCLAALRDLDRKRPRMADVRLACLAYLGSTADPEVEAEVERALRASCREAGAKACGLMVPLVAAHKGAARLVVNALRADEELARQFADDLGTDPAGATTTTGWEPAIEKWHRARRDLVHQFCGLAQLALRKEVLLHARERVADCLKEQVTETLELEGLARALDRLDHFLRHRQFDERDAALRAAARYAGAVRAAVRGAPTDLSVELSEPAAARIETLVHDERRLLAKRHQPQPGIHEALPSARLVGRIVTVPVEVANEDERSAPIESAWLTATGDPALLIQGNGRTEVPAPVSGGAATTVLLRLELTETAQDATEIEVEVTLHYRPRDSEDDAVRQARLTVAVDRDHTPVEPNPFTAGDSGSPVDDPDMLYGRDELIDKILTRLRGASKPGAGIALFGQKRTGKSSIGVELMRRLRVVHGLPVVDVGNLGGLTPQQKRNTDQGTLLGTLLWRILEGADKTITTGPRLIPDGFDREALIESPDPVGDCTGLFDRYRTARPDSPPWVVFIDEFQYMDQWIRDELVHPSFMRTFKAIIERRLFHLVLVGQTHLERLVEDDPNAFGVFGLERVTCLAEPDARALMQQPVLLDTPGGRVSRYHDRALDEILRLTGGNPYYIQKICYGLVQHMNKEHASMATDADVRQVTAHLLDTLRRGHFDGLESPDAGDPRWTAPELRAALVAVTRACHDGPASREAIQRCHEGPLAPELLEHLVSREVVRQVGDRYQFVVGLYEEWLRRYFAAPEGRP; encoded by the coding sequence TTGCAACACGTCGTAGGCCTCTGCCGCCTGTCCGGTTCCGGCAGTACGACAGGAACGAAGACACATGGGTCCGTCCTTCCCCCGAGGGACGAGTTCTTCGTTGACATTCACGTCACAAAGGCCGGGCGGACCGGGCAACAGCCGATCACGCACTGTCTGGGCGCATCGAAGCCCGCTGTCCTGACGCTGGTCGGCGGTCCGGGGGCCGGTAAGACGACCCTGCTCAAGCAACTCGCTCTGAAGGCCGCGGAGGGCGAACTGAAGTCACCGCGAAGCATTCCGGTCCTGCTGCAGTTACGGGATCATGCCCACGACATCGCCGACACCCCCTGGATCACGCTCGCAGATGTCATTCATGCCTCCGTTCGTGAGTCTCAGGGCGGGAGCCGGGTCGGCTGGTTCCAGAGAAGGCTGGACGACGGCCGGTGCCTGGTACTCCTGGACGGACTGGACGAGGTCGCCTTCGCGGAGCAGCACGCGGTGTCCCTCTGGATCGCGGAACAAGTGGCACGCCATCCGGCCAACGACTTCCTGATTACCTCCCGCGCCCTGCCCGCCCCCGAGTGGCCCTCGGAGACTGCCCAGAGACTGACCTTGCAACGCTTCACGGACAAGCAGGTCGCCGAGTATCTGGAGCACTGGCTGCGTGACAATTCGGGGCTCGTCAGCCGTCGCGCGAAGGAAAACGCTCGCCTCGACACGCGCAAGATGCTGGACGCGCTGCGCGCCCGGCCCGACCTGTTCGAACTGGCGAGAAACCCGGTGATGCTCAGGCTGCTGACAACCCGTTACCGCTTCACCGGCCAGCTGCCCAGCAGCCGCACCGCGGTGTACGGCGAGTTCGTCGAGTTCCTGCTGTCGCGCCGCCAGTTCCGAGTGGCGGGCTCTCCCGAAATATCACCGGTGCGGGCACAGCGGGTCGTCCGGGTACTGGCGCTGGCCCTGACGGAAGACGGAAGTGAGCAGGCGTCCGAGGCGAAGTGCGCGCGGATGATCGAACGTGCGCTGCTCAGGTCCGGCTCCATGGACCCGGAACGGTTCCTGCGGCTGATGGTCGAGGACGGCATCCTCGTACGACCCGGCAACGGTATGTACGCCTTCGCTCATCGCGCGTTCCAGGATTACCTCGCCGCGGTACAGATCGGTGCCCAGGGATCGGTTCGGCTGCTCGTCGAGCACATGGAGGATCCCCGGTGGCGCGACATCATCCTCACCTGGGCATCCTCGGCGGACGCGAGCCCCTTCATCGAGGCGTGTCTCACGCGCGGTACCGACGAGGCGCTGGACCTGGCTCTGGCCTGCGCGGAGGTCACTCCGCAGATCGAGCCGGAATTACGCTCGCTGCTGCCCCGGCTGCGTCGTCCGCAGCGCACCGTTGGGGCGACGACGGGCACGCTGACCGCGTTCGTCGAGAAGGAACACTCGGCTCCTGCGGCCGAACTGCTGCGGAGGGCCCGCGATCAGCACCGGCCGGTCGGCCGGGAGGACATCGCCGGTCTGCTGACGCGAGCGGAATCGCGCCCGGCCCACGAATGGTCCGAGGCCGACGCCTCCGCCTTCCTGTCGGCCGCGGTCCTCGCCACCGAAGCGGCAAGGCACGGCGAGGCGAGCGGCTACCGCTTCAAGGGGCTGATCGCCCTGGGATACGCCATGCGTGGACAGAGCCTCGCGTCCTCCCGGGACCTGTGCCTCGCCGCGCTGCGGGACCTGGACCGGAAGCGGCCGCGCATGGCCGATGTGCGCCTGGCCTGCCTCGCGTATCTCGGCTCCACTGCGGACCCTGAGGTTGAGGCCGAGGTCGAACGGGCCCTGCGCGCCTCCTGCCGGGAGGCGGGAGCCAAGGCCTGCGGACTGATGGTTCCCCTGGTGGCCGCTCACAAGGGGGCCGCCCGACTGGTCGTCAACGCCTTGCGCGCGGATGAGGAGCTCGCCCGGCAATTCGCCGACGACCTCGGCACCGATCCGGCCGGTGCGACGACCACCACCGGCTGGGAACCGGCCATCGAGAAATGGCACCGCGCACGCCGGGACCTCGTGCACCAGTTCTGCGGGCTGGCTCAGCTGGCATTACGCAAGGAGGTGCTGCTGCACGCCAGGGAGCGAGTGGCCGACTGTCTGAAGGAGCAGGTGACCGAGACGCTCGAACTGGAGGGACTCGCCCGGGCGCTCGACCGGCTCGACCACTTCTTGCGACACCGGCAGTTCGACGAACGGGATGCGGCCCTGCGCGCGGCCGCGCGGTACGCGGGGGCGGTGCGCGCTGCCGTCCGCGGTGCTCCGACGGACCTGTCCGTCGAGCTCTCCGAACCCGCGGCCGCCCGGATCGAGACCCTCGTACACGACGAGAGACGCCTGCTGGCCAAGCGGCATCAGCCGCAGCCCGGGATCCACGAGGCCCTGCCCTCGGCCCGCCTCGTGGGCAGGATCGTCACCGTGCCGGTTGAGGTGGCCAACGAGGACGAACGCAGTGCTCCCATCGAATCGGCGTGGCTCACCGCCACCGGCGATCCGGCACTCCTCATTCAGGGGAACGGGCGGACCGAGGTGCCCGCGCCGGTGAGCGGCGGCGCGGCCACGACCGTTCTGCTCCGGCTGGAGCTCACCGAGACCGCACAGGACGCCACCGAGATCGAGGTGGAGGTGACTCTCCACTACCGGCCCCGCGACAGCGAGGACGATGCGGTTCGGCAGGCACGTCTGACTGTCGCGGTGGACAGGGACCACACGCCCGTCGAGCCCAACCCCTTCACGGCCGGTGACTCGGGCAGCCCAGTGGACGATCCCGACATGCTCTACGGCCGGGACGAGCTGATCGACAAGATCCTCACCAGACTTCGCGGTGCGTCCAAGCCCGGGGCGGGCATCGCGCTCTTCGGCCAGAAGCGCACCGGCAAGTCCTCCATCGGCGTGGAGCTGATGCGGCGGCTCAGAGTGGTCCACGGGCTCCCCGTTGTCGATGTCGGGAACCTGGGCGGGCTGACCCCGCAGCAGAAACGCAACACCGACCAGGGCACATTGCTCGGCACGCTGCTGTGGCGGATCCTGGAAGGCGCCGACAAGACCATCACGACCGGGCCCAGGCTGATTCCCGACGGCTTCGACCGCGAGGCGCTGATCGAGAGTCCTGATCCGGTCGGGGACTGCACCGGTCTGTTCGACCGCTACCGGACCGCCCGGCCTGACAGTCCGCCCTGGGTGGTGTTCATCGACGAATTCCAATACATGGACCAGTGGATCCGCGATGAGCTGGTGCATCCGTCCTTCATGCGGACGTTCAAGGCCATCATCGAGCGCCGGCTGTTCCACCTCGTGCTGGTCGGCCAGACACATCTGGAACGACTTGTTGAGGATGACCCGAACGCATTCGGAGTCTTCGGCCTCGAACGCGTCACCTGTCTCGCGGAGCCCGACGCCCGGGCGCTCATGCAGCAACCGGTCCTGCTCGACACTCCCGGGGGCCGGGTCAGCCGTTATCACGACCGGGCCCTTGACGAGATCCTCCGGCTCACCGGCGGGAACCCCTACTACATCCAGAAGATCTGCTACGGGCTCGTCCAGCACATGAACAAGGAGCACGCCAGCATGGCCACGGACGCCGACGTGCGTCAGGTCACGGCGCATCTGCTGGACACCCTGCGGCGAGGGCACTTCGACGGCCTGGAGTCCCCCGACGCCGGCGACCCACGCTGGACGGCCCCTGAACTGCGTGCCGCCCTGGTCGCCGTGACCCGGGCGTGTCACGACGGGCCCGCATCGAGGGAAGCGATCCAGCGGTGCCATGAGGGACCTCTTGCTCCCGAGCTCCTGGAACATCTCGTCTCCCGCGAGGTCGTCCGACAAGTAGGCGACCGGTACCAGTTCGTCGTAGGTCTGTACGAGGAGTGGCTGCGGCGGTACTTCGCGGCCCCGGAAGGACGCCCATGA